A single region of the Pyricularia oryzae 70-15 chromosome 4, whole genome shotgun sequence genome encodes:
- a CDS encoding patatin-like phospholipase domain-containing protein: MTEKQINVPARAYGFPPDAYDPSLLPDFDVSFLRPEDLEAFIQALSAPDTTQPPDDGLASPRSPSARSFSSFDFTKRASSVLPDDAQVVAAHAAAAGGETAPIPGDNDTNNANGFGNSSSQSLFITAQSDWAPVHEKVVGSQTHRQKKSSRRRKRSKAVAPGRRTRDETREGYLYGLLKWPFLLIVGAWIVGLAVTYLFTRAYIFIYEQFVAWRGRREKLRRNMRATSRYPDWVKAARDLDNFLGNEAWKEQNEFAYYDSKTVRRVWDSLRRSRIRAAQMEASGSQSSSSSNEGKTTPIEDLKVLIEACVKNNFVGVENPRLYSQTYYGTKNLVQNYVDEVEKSLTALLETKQLSMEDKRSIFKRVSANYGRTALCLSGGASFAYYHFGVVKALLEEDLLPDVITGTSGGALVAALVATRTNEELKKLLVPSLSTKITACREPITVWFRRWWSTGARFDSVDWAKQCSWWSHGSMTFREAYERTGRILNVSCVPADPHSPTILCNYLTSPDCVIWSAVLASAAVPGILNPVVLMMKKADGNLAPYSFGHKWKDGSLRTDIPIRALNLQFNVNFTIVSQVNPHINLFFFSSRGSVGQPVTHRRGRGWRGGFLGSATEQYIKLDLTKWLKVLRQLELLPRPLGQDWSQLWLQQSFGGTVTIWPKTILSDFVHILSDPDNARLARMIHEGQQSTFPKIKFISNRLRIERLIERGRRETRPYIRRGSVESIISEDDLRELLLLRGSTNGTDEEITTNDEMEFASDEKAVLTEDEGQFDGVTDNTEGSPLLK, encoded by the exons CCTCGAGCGTACTACCCGACGATGCACAAGTCGTCGCTGCGCATGCGgcggccgccggcggcgagaCTGCCCCTATCCCAGGCGATAACGATACCAACAATGCCAACGGGTTTGGCAACAGCTCGAGCCAATCTTTGTTCATAACGGCACAGTCGGATTGGGCCCCCGTTCATGAGAAAGTTGTAGGCTCTCAGACACATCGGCAAAAGAAGAGCTCGCGGCGGCGGAAGCGTTCCAAGGCTGTAGCCCCGGGGCGCCGAACGCGTGACGAGACTCGCGAGGGGTACCTATACGGACTTCTGAAGTGGCCTTTTCTGCTCATAGTCGGGGCATGGATTGTCGGATTGGCAGTCACGTACTTGTTCACACGCGCCTATATTTTCATCTACGAGCAGTTTGTGGCTTGGAGAGGCCGCAGAGAGAAGCTTCGTCGCAATATGCGTGCCACGTCACGGTATCCCGACTGGGTCAAGGCTGCTCGGGACCTGGACAACTTCTTGGGGAATGAGGCGTGGAAGGAACAGAACGAGTTCGCCTACTACGACAGTAAAACCGTTCGGCGCGTGTGGGATTCCCTTCGACGCTCCAGGATAAGAGCGGCGCAGATGGAAGCGAGCGGGTCTCAgtcatcgtcgtcttccAACGAAGGCAAGACAACGCCAATCGAGGATCTCAAGGTTCTGATTGAGGCATGCGTCAAGAACAATTTTGTTGGTGTGGAGAACCCTCGGCTCTATAGCCAGACGTACTACGGCACCAAGAATCTGGTGCAGAACTACGTCGACgaag TCGAGAAAAGTCTCACGGCCTTGCTCGAAACTAAGCAGCTCAGCATGGAAGACAAGAGGAGCATTTTTAAACGGGTTAGTGCAAATTACGGACGTACCGCGCTCTGCCTTTCGGGCGGCGCTTCATTCGCCTACTACCACTTTGGTGTCGTCAAGGCTTTGCTGGAAGAGGACCTTCTTCCCGACGTCATCACGGGAACAAGTGGGGGTGCTTTAGTCGCGGCTCTTGTAGCTACCCGCACCAACGAGGAGCTAAAGAAGCTACTGGTCCCGTCCCTGTCGACCAAGATCACGGCATGCAGGGAGCCCATAACCGTTTGGTTCCGAAGATGGTGGTCCACCGGGGCCAGATTCGACTCGGTTGACTGGGCGAAGCAGTGCTCGTGGTGGTCACATGGGTCCATGACATTCAGGGAAGCATATGAGAGGACGGGTCGCATCTTAAACGTCTCGTGTGTGCCCGCCGACCCACACTCGCCAACAATCCTCTGCAACTACCTGACCTCTCCTGACTGTGTCATTTGGTCTGCAGTCTTGGCTTCGGCTGCTGTCCCGGGCATCCTCAACCCTGTGGTGCTCATGATGAAGAAGGCAGATGGTAATCTTGCGCCCTACTCATTTGGGCACAAGTGGAAGGATGGAAGCCTGCGGACTGACATTCCCATCCGTGCGCTGAACCTGCAGTTCAATGTGAACTTCACCATTGTCAGTCAGGTAAACCCACACATCAATCTATTCTTCTTCAGCAGCAGAGGCTCGGTTGGACAGCCCGTCACGCATCGTCGTGGCAGAGGATGGAGGGGTGGCTTTTTGGGCAGCGCTACTGAGCAGTACATCAAGCTCGACCTCACCAAGTGGCTCAAGGTTCTCCGGCAGCTGGAGCTTCTTCCTAGGCCACTGGGTCAGGACTGGTCGCAACTATGGCTTCAACAGTCGTTCGGCGGAACCGTCACAATCTGGCCCAAGACGATCCTATCCGACTTTGTGCACATCCTCTCTGATCCAGATAATGCTCGTCTCGCACGCATGATTCACGAGGGCCAGCAGTCGACGTTTCCCAAGATCAAGTTCATCTCGAACAGGCTGCGCATTGAAAGACTCATTGAGCGTGGTCGGAGGGAGACGAGGCCTTATATCCGGCGCGGTAGTGTAGAGAGCATTATCAGCGAGGATGACCTTCGGGAGCTCTTACTCCTTCGAGGATCTACCAACGGCACAGATGAGGAGATCACCACCAACGACGAGATGGAGTTTGCATCGGACGAGAAGGCTGTGCTTACTGAAGATGAGGGGCAGTTCGATGGTGTCACTGATAATACAGAAGGCAGCCCTCTTTTGAAATAG